AATATACCAACGGGTGAAGAGGGTAAACCCACAAGGTGGTCTATGAAGCACTTAACGGCCTAATGTTTAGGCCCGATGCTAGCTCGGGCCTTTTGTTTTTAATAAGTTAGTGCCTCAGATCAAATTGGGCCCTCATCTTAAGATGTGCGACCACCATATAGCGTGCAGTGAAAGGACTGGTGTTTGAACAGACCGAGTACAACCTCTGCACCCGAGCCAACAAAGTAATTACCAAGGACTAGGAAATCCACCACCCTCGAGGGAAGATCCAGGAGGTAGCCTGTAGTCAACACCTACCCTCATCTCTGCAGACATTCCTGGCTCCTGACTGGTCACGCACAGCGCCTGGAGCACAGGCTCGTACTGCGAGGCACATTCCTAAGGCCTCTGCCTGGAGTGGGCGGTTCACCTGGTCACGTGTGAAGTTTCCTTTGCAGCAGCAGAGTACTGCAGTGACCAGGATTGTTCCCCTGTCTTGGTAAGAGCCCCCAGGCTGCTTTCGAGAGGCCCCCGCACCAGTAATACCGGTACATTAACGGGTGTAAAGTGCTTTTACATAGTCCAGACATTCAGCCGAGGAAGGTGACCGAGACCGGCTTCTCTGCTCCCAGACTGCCTATCGGCCCAGGCGCCAGTTAGAAAGCAGCTTCTGTGCACCGGATGTCAGGGGCCAGTTTAAGATCCGAGAGTGCCGCGAAGACAGCAAGCTGCAGACTTCTAGGAGCCCGACGGTATAAAGTGCCCTGGATCAAAAAGAGCCAGGATCTGAAGGAtggaaagcattagagattgcaaATAAACGTACTGATCTAGTCTTGACGCAGCCATAAGGCAATGCGCCGTGGGTTCCTTCCACGAGGACCACCCAAGGCCACTGACTGATTGCAGGAGGGTAGAATATGCTGCAATATCCAGCGGCATGGCCGATCCATGagaaccagaacttgcatcattAGCACACTACAGCTTTAGAAGTGTCTGCTCAGTGGAGCACCCAAATACTTCTAGGCACCTCCAAAGGAGGACCCATGACCGAGACAGTGCCTAGAGGCGCAGACGCCTGTGTACGATCTGCGAAGCCTTGGATCAGTGAGTGCTTCTGTTAACTATGCACCTGAAAGGCGCACTGTCAGTCGGGAGTTTCTTGGCGCTACAAGTGGTGCGCGCTATCCAGCTCTCTGTTCACTATCAGTAACAGGATGAGCTGAGCTGCTCAGTGTACCTAGAGACTCCGCTGCAGACGCGGGATAAAACCCCCAAGCATTATTTGCTGAGGGGGAGACCAGTCGCACATGTGGCTTCGAAGCACCTCAACTTGAGCAACTGGACCAAAGTGATCACTGCGGGCGAGGGGCACAACTGTGGAGCCTGCATCCAGCAGGAAGAGCTTCAAAGCCGGTCTCGGCTCTGGTCCTAGGCTGTATGGGCCAAGGAAGACGCATGGTCCATCCCAAGAGGCCACATCCATGTGTGATCTTAGGCAGTGCCGGGTGCCCCCATCACGCTAGTTCGGGGGTCTGGTGACCCCCCCAGGCTGCAGGAGCCGTCGCACTGCGCCACCTGGCGGCCAAGGCCCCGGCTGCATCCTCAGCCCCCACACTTCGTGGCTCTAGCGCCCTCTGGTGGCCGCTGAGagggctcctcccggcggggcgaGGCGGTACTGCAGCCTCAGGGTCGCTGCCGTGGGGAGTGTCCCGGGAGTGGGCCGAGGGTGGGGCCGACAGCAGCAGACAGACCCCAGCAGGGCCCGGGACTGAACTGCAAGAGCAACAAAGTGATCCAGGCGCAGCGCAACAATGTAGCACCGCGGATCCTGGCAGAACAATCCCGCGGTGGGGGAGGAAACAATGTATCCAGCCCAGAGCGGGCACACCCGAGGCCCAGAGGGGGCCACGTCCGAGGGCAGCACCAACCCCAGCAGGATCCCGCTGACACTGCCGCCCTCAGGACCCCCCAAAAGAGCCCGGGGAGCAGGCTACACTATGTTATAGACCCAGAGCATTCTTCCAAGCCCGGGGGCGGGTGAACAGCAGACGACCCCCCCCAGCCCATGTGAACATGGGCCAAGTCACCCCTGGAGGCCTCAGGGCGCTACAGAGGAGGGTGCGGCAGGTTAGTTAACACCCCCACCTTCTGGGCACCTCAGCACCCCCAGATCTACCCGGTATGCACATGGCTGCCAACACCCCTCCCCCGCCCCAGGGGCACCCGGAGCAGCACTCCGAGGGAGGCGCACCCACGCACGTGACAGCACCCCACGGGCTGTGCACCCCAGGAGACGGAACTTGCACCCCTCAGTGTGTGGAGGGCCCAGACACCCCACCTGGGTGCGGGTCAGGCACATAACCCACATGGCTGTGGGCCCCACCCCTACAGGAGTAACGCAAGACCCCTGCACCCCCGCGATCCCCCACGTGCAAGTCCAGCTGCACAGACACCCCACCCGCCCTGAACCCCCCCCATTTAGAATAAGCTAGCTAGGCCACAGCACCCCCAAATTGAATTCCAGCTGCAGATCCCACCTCCCCGCCCCTTCGTGAACCCCCACATTACGTCCCAGCTGCAGAACCCCCAGCGCCCCCACGAACCCCCACATTGcgttccagccccccccccagctcaCCGTAATCTTGCCGACCGTGCTTTCGGGGGTGCAGGCCCAGACGGAGTAGGGGTTGTAGCCCACGATGGCCGCCTCCCGGCAGTTGGCGTCCTGCAGGCTGGTGATGTAGCCCTGCCACCCGCTCATCCTCGGGGAGTGTGGGTGCTACTGCTGCTGCCGCCGGGGGTGCACGGGGGTCCAGTGGCTGCACTGCGGAGCTCTGCGCCTCGTGCCGCTCTTGCCTGCCTGCTGCGCGCGCACCCACGGTCCGCGGCCGCCTTGCTTGACGTGCTTGCTGCCTGCCTTCCGCCCCGCGCGAGCCCGAACCTTCAGAAGCAAGTGGCGCGAGCGACAGGAACCGCCGGAGCCTCTTAAAGAAAGGGCGGAGGGGGCGTGGTCGGGGCTGACGTTCCCTCGCGCCGGCAGCGGGGCGTCCCGCGCTGGGCGGACATCTTGGGGTCAGGTAACGCTTCGACGAGCTGACAGGCAAGCGGATCCGCGACGTCTCGCCTGACTCAAAGAGGGCCGCCCACCCGCAGCGTCCCATGCAGTGCTCGATCCCGGAAGTGCAAAAAAACACGCCGAGGCGGGTCGTGACAGGCGTGATGACGAACCCTGCTTTTGGCGCTGAAGAACATAAGTTCTGCTAGCGGGAAAGCATGAAAGGGAAGGCGGATCCCTCCGCGCTGGGCGTGTGCCGCCACTTCCTTAAAGGAAGgactatttttttttatcaaaaccaATCGGATTATTAAAAAACACAACTTTTAATGTTCGTGACATTAAAATTATATCAGAACATTACTTTTTTATCTGGCACACATTCCAAAAACGACGAGTTTTCACATTCCCTTGAATGAAATGTTTTCTATCTTCCGGCGGAAGAATACTTAGGTGTGGCTCATAAAACTTCCCTAAACTTTCTGCTCCGCAGTTATACTACTTCTCGGGAGATGGGTGGTATGGGGGAAGTTAATTGCTTTTTTCTGTCTTGCAAACTAAGaaaagcatttagggccatatgtacaaacacattttccaattgacacagaatgggaaaaaccctttgctatatctggcccttaatgctttttGTTTGCAGTTTGTTGATCAAGTTTCCTAATTTTCGAGGAGCAGTTTCCCTTCTAATGCAAAATTTGCACACAAGTTACTTATTAAAATGCGATTTTTTGTTTCACCTTAAAAAGGACATACTATTAAAACTAATTCATATAAAACAAAAAGTATTTTGCATTTAATGTACAATTAATGATCTCGTGCAAATTATAGTATATACATGCCACTTTTAGGAAACTAAGAAATGCCTTAATTATTGTGGCAAAGGCtaatacatggcaacattttagcATAGAAaattgggagatttaaaaaaaaaatctgcataatCTATCTCCCCATTCATTTCTGTCGAAGCAGGTGGGGAAACggataaaataaagcaattttttgcaTTAAAAATTGCAATTCTCCTGCCTGGATCGGGTCTGTTAAAATGTCAGAAGGCCCTATAAGGCAAGTGACTGAGCATGTCTTAAAGATTTAGGAGGGTCAGTTGTAGTGCCCTTCCATACTGCCAAATATACAAAGCTTCCAGCGAAAAAAGTAGCTTTTTCGTCTGTCTGgtagccaggggcggctcctctatttaggcggaggagcatcacccccacacacacaaacacacacaagcggtagctgcaaaccttttactgaaaaacgataataaactatgtttattgtcgTTTTTCAGTTAAAGGGGCggtgccacgggggtgacgagtgtactccccctcactgcgcatgtatgtttggctggccgtctcgggccggccaaacatacatgcacactgggctctccaagccagcaacacagttgctgggctggagacagcttgcacatgctcccagtctgtctgggagcacccttggctgggcgctcccagccaatcccggcGCTGCTGAGCAGCGTcgagattggcgcagggcaggctgggagcctgtgcctctttGCAGCCAGCAACGAAGCAGAGGAGCGGAGCGCAGCAGGAAGGGtacgtttcttttctttttctataaatttataaatttattttttatttgtcccCCCCGAACCCCTGCGTGCCTCCCTGGCCTTTTTGCCCTTAGTGAGCCGCCACTGATGGTAGCATAAAAGCAATGCCTCCTTTCTGCGTCTAATTTTTTGAATTATACAGAGTGGACAAACGTACACTTCTTGCCTGCAATGATTAATTGCATAAGAGCATGAAACAAAGAAGTTTCCCAAACATGCAACAGACCTGAATCTGACAAGTAGCCTTGATTGTGGAGGCAAAAACAATGTGTTATTCTAGGTGGCTCCACCTAAAATTGCCCCTGGTTCAGTATAAGCCAATGGTGAAAATATATTTCCTTATTTTTTCAACAACTCCCACTTTAAAACTGTTGGCATGTTTGGTTTCCTCACGTCCTACATGCAACTACACAGGCCTGAACACACTTTAAGATTAGACCTGTATTTTGGTGTAGGCCAAAACTTGCAATGCTCCTAATCCGATTTTCAAATACAACAGCCTTTTTGCTTCCGGAATTATCTGATCCAAATATGTTTCATTGGAGGACCCGGTCTTGATTCTTAAAATGTGTGTTAATAGTTTACCTCCTTGTGTGGTATGATTCATCTGGAAGTGGGACAAATATTGTTTTTTGATAACCTGCAGGCTGGATTTATTCATTAGCTCAGGCTTGATCCAAGGTACAGCACAGCATATTTCAGTGGGGATGTTGGCAATCCGATTAAGCCAAGGACATTTAGAATGCAGTTTGCTTGGCCATATAGCGAGCATGGTCTTAGAAAAACTCCCATCCTTGGATTAGTTCACAGGTGAACCCAATACAGTACATATTTTCGGGCAATTAAGGCTTTACCTTTGCACATGCCCACCTTAACCCTTAATGCAGCTTTCAGGATTCCACGATGACATAATAATCGCTATAAAAATAGATTCTACGTTTTCTGTATCATTGGTACgttcctgagcccccacagtgcagtCCCATAGGTTCTACCAGCCAAGGCTTTCGTTTTATATGCCTGTAGGGCTGGCTCCATCAGTCCTCAGCTACATCTTCTAGAAAAGTGTATGACTGTCCCAGCGTAGTGGCTCAGGATGCTTTTGCTGTTTGCAGTCTGCCCATCCGTGGACAGTTTATCATCCAGTTGAATCTCCGGAAAGTCATTTCAGTGAACTTGATACAGCACAGAACCTTGTATTTCAAATGCTTTCTTCAGGTTAGTCTTTGAGTTAAGTGAAGTTCGTTTTTTTGGTGTTaataattagttttttttaaattacaatagtTTTCAAAACATTTAAGTAACTGGTGAAACTATATCTCAGTTACAGCCAATAAGACAGCATCATCAGAAAAAGTAAGATACTTATTTTGTTGCTAGCTGTTGCTCGTACACCCAAATTCAGGACCAGTAGCTGTTTTTTCACGACATTTATGACGAGACTGAACACGATGGCTACAAGCACGCAGCTTTGTCCAAAGCCAGTGTTGATTTCAGTCAGGTGTGCATGCCCTATGTCTCACTTTAGGGGTATTTCCTTTGTGAAGCAGCTTcagggaactgtttttttttttcaaaagctctTGCTTTTTTAGCATGAGCTATAGCAGTGTTCTGCCAACTGAGTCAAATGCTCCCTTCAGGACTTTGAAGACCATATACAATGATGATTTATTTATAGAGAGGTATTTGGAACATATAAAATGCAGTTGTGTTGCTTGGTCAACGGTATCATCATGTTCAAAAGTcctctttttggatggtcaccccccacttttttgctgctgcatgctgttgcttTTTAcatgaaagtgtactgaggcctgctaaccagaccacataaccagtgctctctcccttaaattacaACACTATGTtttaaacccaattggcaaggactttaccacccctgtaagaccctagtaaatggtactagtggTACCCAGGGGACGGTAAAggggtcagcagggctgcagcactgatggtgccaccctgtgtgacccaagtAAAAATGAAGCCTGCCATGTGAGTCTGCACAAGCAGCTTGTCTGCTCAAGTTTGAATCTGCCCACAGCAACTGCAGGCAGATTCCCCCTTACTTCCCATAGCACAGGTCAGCCGCCCTTAAGGCAAGCCTCCTATaggccagaaggcagggtgcactgtattatgAATGTGGACATATTTGCATGAGCATATATGATCCCGTGATAGCATTTGAAATGAAATACTGGCACGAATAACCGGcggcccataggataacatgaacTGGCACCCGGGCAAACCCCAGATGTTTAGCTCCATGGTGACCTGGCCGATTTCCCCTGTGTTTTGTATCAAACActatgctttttaaccctgagcacaaTTATCGTGCCCAGGATTAACTAGCATGTACCCTAgtggcatccttagaggatgcccaccaaaATGCCAGCATTCTCTTGCTTTGGCAGGCTCTCCAGAGCTATCTTACACCACAAAAaacagtctgccctcctgctggttgtgctaacaCTTTGCCAGGACGGAGGggcctgagcaggaaggaagtcACACCTCCTCCCTTTCAGGATGGCGGGTGTGATAGTAATCAAGGCGGTGAGCCGTAAAGGCTTTCACCAGCCTTGATGAGTAGATCCTTGTCCCCTACTTGAAGTTAGAGCCCTTCCCGCCCTGTCCAGGTTGACAGGCGGGAACATTATCTATGTAGTAGGCGTACACCCCCAAAAGACTAGCCGCACTTTTAGTGTGCGCTAGGAGGTCTGAGCAGCCGGTGGATTCTATGTAAAAAAGTGAAGTACTTCCACAGCAGGAAGTCATCACTGCAGGGGCGGACTAGCCACAGGGATCAGCAGCTCATTGGCCACTGTCTCTCATATCCTTAATGCCTCCTAAATCTAAGATTTAAGGGGCTCGTCTGACACCTGACCCCAGTTCTGACTTGCAACCGAGAATAAGCACAAAGAAGACATTGTCACCGACAATAGGACCTAGGACTCAGCTGTTGTGCAAAGAGAGGATATTTATGTGTCTTGAGGAAACTACTACTGAAACTGAATCCCTCTGAGTGAGCCCAAAGAAGATCGGTGACTTGCACCTCAGGAGTGGCAGTGAGGGTCTCAACAAGTTTCGAGCAACTAGCCTGTTTCGGTCGACCTCCAGCCACCGATGTACCCGTGGACTACTTTTGCCGCTGCCAAGGTTTGTCTGTCGCCAGCCCGGCAACTGACGGCTTCTCAGACATCACTGCCTCCAAA
This portion of the Pleurodeles waltl isolate 20211129_DDA chromosome 12, aPleWal1.hap1.20221129, whole genome shotgun sequence genome encodes:
- the LOC138266922 gene encoding uncharacterized protein isoform X1; its protein translation is MGRCGWAALFESGETSRIRLPVSSSKRYLTPRCPPSAGRPAAGARERQPRPRPLRPFFKRLRRFLSLAPLASEGSGSRGAEGRQQARQARRPRTVGARAAGRQERHEAQSSAVQPLDPRAPPAAAAVAPTLPEDERVAGLHHQPAGRQLPGGGHRGLQPLLRLGLHPRKHGRQDYALVICMGEVGTHGGKLNDKAHNMTKYLRGMNL